A section of the Rhizobium sp. Pop5 genome encodes:
- a CDS encoding phosphoglycerate kinase encodes MPSFKTLDDLSDIRGKRVLVRVDLNVPVKDGKVTDTTRIERVAPTILELSEKGAKVILLAHFGRPKDGPSPDLSLSLIAPSVEEVLDHAVLTAGDCIGEAAASAVATMNDGDILLLENTRFHKGEEKNDADFTKALAANGDIYVNDAFSAAHRAHASTEGLAHHLPAHAGRTMQAELEALEKGLGAPARPVVAIVGGAKVSTKIDLLMNLVKKVDALVIGGGMANTFIAARGTNVGKSLCEHDLADTAKQIMIEAATSGCAIILPEDGVVAREFKAGAANEIVDINAIPADAMVLDVGPKSVQAINAWIERAATLVWNGPLGAFEIEPFDASTVAAAKYAAARTAAGKLTSVAGGGDTVSALNHAGVADEFSYVSTAGGAFLEWMEGKELPGVAVLNAGK; translated from the coding sequence ATGCCTTCTTTCAAGACCCTCGACGATCTTTCCGACATCCGCGGCAAGCGCGTTCTCGTGCGCGTCGACCTCAACGTACCCGTCAAGGACGGCAAGGTCACCGATACGACGCGCATCGAGCGTGTGGCGCCGACGATCCTCGAACTGTCCGAGAAAGGCGCCAAGGTCATCCTGCTTGCCCATTTCGGCCGGCCGAAGGACGGTCCGTCGCCGGATCTCTCGCTGTCGCTGATCGCTCCTTCCGTCGAGGAAGTGCTTGATCACGCCGTGCTGACGGCCGGCGATTGCATCGGCGAGGCCGCCGCCTCCGCCGTAGCGACAATGAACGACGGCGATATCCTGCTCCTGGAAAACACCCGCTTCCACAAGGGCGAGGAAAAGAACGACGCAGACTTCACCAAGGCGCTTGCAGCCAACGGCGATATCTACGTCAACGACGCCTTCTCCGCCGCCCACCGCGCCCATGCCTCGACGGAGGGCCTTGCCCACCACCTGCCGGCCCATGCCGGCCGCACCATGCAGGCCGAGCTGGAAGCGCTGGAAAAGGGTCTCGGCGCTCCCGCCCGCCCGGTCGTCGCCATCGTTGGCGGCGCCAAGGTCTCGACCAAGATCGACCTCTTGATGAACCTCGTGAAGAAGGTCGATGCGCTCGTCATCGGCGGCGGCATGGCCAACACCTTCATCGCTGCGCGCGGCACCAATGTCGGAAAATCGCTTTGCGAACATGATCTCGCCGATACCGCCAAGCAGATCATGATCGAGGCCGCGACATCAGGCTGCGCCATCATCCTGCCGGAAGACGGCGTCGTCGCCCGCGAATTCAAGGCGGGCGCCGCCAACGAGATCGTCGACATCAACGCCATTCCGGCCGATGCCATGGTGCTCGACGTCGGCCCGAAATCCGTCCAGGCCATCAACGCCTGGATCGAACGCGCCGCAACCCTGGTCTGGAACGGTCCGCTCGGCGCTTTCGAGATCGAACCCTTCGATGCCTCAACGGTCGCTGCCGCAAAATACGCGGCCGCGCGCACAGCGGCCGGCAAGCTGACCTCCGTTGCCGGCGGCGGCGATACCGTCTCTGCGCTGAACCACGCCGGCGTTGCCGACGAGTTCAGCTATGTCTCCACTGCCGGCGGTGCTTTCCTGGAATGGATGGAAGGCAAGGAGCTTCCCGGCGTCGCCGTCCTCAACGCCGGCAAATGA
- a CDS encoding class I fructose-bisphosphate aldolase — translation MSERLEDIAVQMVAGGRGLLAADESTSTIKKRFDTINLESTETSRRDYREMLFRSDEAMKKHISGVILYEETLFQKAADGTPFVDIIRAAGSIPGIKVDTGAKPMAKFPGETITEGLDGLGERLARYYEAGARFAKWRGVIAISSSLPTRGSVRANAQALARYAALCQEAKIVPIVEPECLMDGKPGDHNIDRCAEVTESTLRIVFEELADARVSLEGMILKPNMVIDGKNARKASVAEVAERTVQVLKRTVPSAVPGIAFLSGGQSTEEATAHLSAINATADLPWLVTFSYGRALQDSALKAWNGKPENVAAGQREFTHRAEMNSLAAKGSWKKDLERAA, via the coding sequence ATGAGCGAACGACTGGAAGACATTGCAGTGCAGATGGTTGCAGGCGGCCGGGGACTGCTCGCGGCTGATGAATCGACCTCCACCATCAAGAAGCGTTTCGACACGATCAACCTGGAATCGACCGAAACCAGCCGCCGCGATTATCGCGAGATGCTCTTCCGCTCCGACGAAGCGATGAAGAAACATATCTCCGGCGTCATCCTCTACGAAGAGACGCTGTTCCAGAAGGCCGCCGACGGCACGCCCTTCGTCGACATCATCCGCGCCGCCGGTTCGATTCCCGGCATCAAGGTCGATACCGGCGCCAAGCCGATGGCGAAATTCCCAGGCGAAACCATCACCGAAGGTCTCGATGGCCTCGGCGAACGCCTTGCCCGCTATTACGAAGCCGGCGCGCGCTTCGCCAAGTGGCGCGGCGTGATCGCCATCTCCTCGTCGCTGCCGACCCGCGGCTCGGTTCGCGCCAACGCGCAGGCGCTCGCACGCTATGCGGCTCTCTGCCAGGAAGCCAAGATCGTCCCGATCGTCGAGCCGGAATGCCTGATGGACGGCAAGCCGGGCGACCACAATATCGATCGCTGCGCCGAAGTCACCGAATCCACGCTGCGCATCGTTTTCGAGGAACTGGCCGATGCCCGCGTCAGCCTCGAAGGCATGATCCTGAAGCCGAATATGGTCATCGACGGCAAGAACGCCCGCAAGGCCTCGGTCGCCGAAGTCGCAGAGCGCACCGTTCAGGTGCTGAAGCGCACGGTGCCGTCAGCGGTTCCGGGTATCGCGTTCCTCTCCGGCGGCCAGTCGACCGAAGAGGCGACCGCGCATCTTTCCGCCATCAATGCCACGGCCGACCTGCCCTGGCTCGTTACCTTCTCCTACGGCCGCGCCCTGCAGGACAGCGCGCTGAAGGCCTGGAACGGCAAGCCGGAAAACGTCGCTGCCGGCCAGCGCGAATTCACCCATCGCGCCGAGATGAACAGCCTTGCGGCCAAGGGCAGCTGGAAGAAAGATCTGGAACGGGCCGCCTGA